A window from Culex pipiens pallens isolate TS chromosome 3, TS_CPP_V2, whole genome shotgun sequence encodes these proteins:
- the LOC120421668 gene encoding cuticle protein 19.8-like, with the protein MVQSSPISGEKQILRYENTILHKDSSAKLVQQVDRSVGVEKKKKLTELLDEINSYPEYEFAYGVRDPKTGDHKDQWEKRVGDHVQGVYMFEESDGTQRIVEYEADDKQGFHAKVTNVGHKHADLEGVVKSKAGGVATSYNMVNKKLN; encoded by the coding sequence ATGGTACAGAGTTCCCCAATAAGTGGCGAGAAACAAATTTTACGCTATGAAAATACTATTCTTCATAAAGATTCTAGCGCAAAGTTGGTACAACAAGTTGATCGCTCTGTTGGCgtcgagaagaagaagaagctgaCCGAGTTGTTGGACGAGATCAACTCCTACCCGGAGTACGAGTTTGCGTACGGCGTGCGCGATCCCAAGACCGGTGATCACAAGGATCAGTGGGAGAAACGGGTTGGAGATCACGTGCAGGGAGTGTACATGTTTGAAGAGTCGGACGGAACCCAGCGGATCGTGGAGTACGAAGCGGATGACAAGCAGGGATTCCACGCCAAGGTGACCAACGTGGGCCACAAACATGCGGATTTGGAGGGCGTGGTGAAGTCGAAGGCCGGTGGAGTTGCAACCAGCTACAACATGGTGAACAAGAAGCTAAACTGA
- the LOC120421626 gene encoding uncharacterized protein LOC120421626: MVAVLVLLSSVEAQRRRNTTLPSTTTTSELTTIADVTKPAPEASTAPSTILKFVDALRQALERRRSERQQRIEERRANALKDLGNLSDRQREYELQRAERKQTLEEERVARRREMDARRAGRLPSRELDRVNRLRQLRLLAEAVTNEVSPDENEVDGSIKSGDVVRRIVLIEEANGNVRLVDLDSDEGRKLLSRVMAAEESSGAEELKPADDQQEAANKLKLKLGQL; the protein is encoded by the coding sequence ATGGTAGCAGTTTTAGTGCTGTTGAGTTCGGTGGAGGCTCAGCGTAGGAGGAACACCACGTTACCATCAACTACAACGACCTCCGAGCTGACAACGATCGCCGATGTCACCAAACCCGCCCCGGAGGCCTCAACAGCACCCTCTACCATTCTGAAGTTCGTGGACGCCCTGCGTCAAGCCCTCGAACGCAGACGTTCCGAACGTCAACAGCGCATCGAGGAACGTCGCGCCAACGCCCTGAAGGACCTCGGCAACCTCAGCGATCGTCAGCGGGAGTACGAACTGCAACGTGCggaacgtaaacaaaccctcgAAGAAGAGCGCGTGGCACGCCGCCGTGAAATGGACGCCCGCCGAGCCGGTCGACTGCCCTCCCGGGAGCTGGACCGCGTCAACCGGCTGCGTCAGTTGAGACTCCTAGCGGAGGCCGTCACCAACGAAGTCAGTCCGGACGAGAACGAAGTGGACGGAAGCATCAAGTCCGGCGATGTCGTTCGACGCATCGTGCTGATTGAGGAAGCCAACGGTAACGTGCGGCTCGTTGATCTTGACTCCGACGAAGGTCGCAAGCTGCTGTCGCGGGTGATGGCAGCCGAAGAGAGTAGCGGGGCTGAAGAGTTGAAGCCGGCAGATGACCAGCAGGAAGCAGCGAACAAGCTCAAGCTGAAGCTGGGACAGTTGTAA